From one Gimesia sp. genomic stretch:
- a CDS encoding segregation/condensation protein A, giving the protein MTSAQYKVELQIYSGPLDLLLYLIRRNELDILDLPVATITSSFNEFLDVLELIDLDLVGDFLVMASTLAEIKSRMVLPRAEEEEIAEVIDDPRSDLIQQLLEYKKFKDAANALEEHAAEWQERYPRLSDERPKSGKDPAEDLIKEVELWDLVSALARVVKRKEVEEESSITYDDTPISTYVERIGARVRQEGKLAFSAFFEGEKLRSRITGIFLAILELLRHHHFRADQPEDYGEIWIMAPLPETQDSDSAPIAETTDASVTEHAEEEVASVETNAPEMVQTAQVEVEALPESGETEPDQVALDAAPEDESAVSDQPEVGLSDDTDPESLHPEA; this is encoded by the coding sequence ATGACGAGTGCCCAATATAAGGTCGAGTTGCAGATATACAGTGGTCCATTGGACCTGCTGTTGTACCTGATCCGGCGGAATGAGCTCGACATTCTGGACCTGCCTGTGGCTACGATTACGTCATCCTTCAATGAGTTTCTAGACGTGCTGGAACTGATTGATCTGGATCTGGTGGGTGACTTTCTGGTGATGGCGAGTACCCTGGCGGAAATCAAAAGCCGGATGGTACTTCCCCGGGCGGAAGAAGAAGAAATTGCGGAAGTGATTGACGATCCCCGCAGCGATCTGATTCAGCAGTTGCTGGAATACAAGAAGTTCAAAGATGCAGCGAACGCTCTGGAAGAACATGCTGCCGAATGGCAGGAACGCTATCCCCGTTTGTCAGATGAACGGCCCAAATCAGGCAAGGATCCTGCAGAGGATCTCATCAAGGAAGTCGAACTCTGGGACCTGGTCAGTGCGCTGGCCCGCGTAGTGAAACGCAAAGAGGTCGAAGAGGAGTCGAGCATCACTTATGACGACACGCCAATCTCCACATATGTAGAGCGAATCGGAGCCCGCGTGCGTCAGGAAGGGAAACTCGCCTTCAGTGCATTCTTTGAAGGCGAAAAACTGCGCAGTCGGATCACCGGGATCTTTCTGGCGATATTGGAACTGCTTCGTCATCATCATTTCCGGGCAGATCAGCCGGAAGATTACGGCGAAATCTGGATTATGGCTCCCTTGCCTGAAACGCAAGACTCAGACAGCGCTCCGATAGCGGAGACTACTGACGCGTCGGTAACTGAGCATGCGGAAGAGGAAGTTGCCAGTGTCGAAACAAATGCTCCCGAGATGGTGCAAACAGCTCAGGTAGAAGTAGAGGCACTTCCCGAGTCGGGCGAGACTGAGCCTGATCAAGTTGCTTTGGATGCTGCTCCTGAGGACGAATCTGCTGTGAGCGATCAACCAGAGGTGGGGCTAAGTGACGACACCGATCCGGAATCACTCCATCCGGAAGCATAG
- a CDS encoding gamma-glutamyl-gamma-aminobutyrate hydrolase family protein, with protein MSKKPLIGITGDFRPEQKQTQALSWFYTGYYDSVTDAGGIPVMVPPLADDDDLKQMLEQLDGLVLSGCALDLDPIRLGFEKHPASRAMPLRREDFDRRVCTMAMEMKMPLLAIGAGMQLMNVISGGTLHQHVTEDVPGAMYHRDGVEANLRHIIDIVPGTRVDKMYGPGEIRVNSQHHMAVKYVSKMFVVSATAPDGVVEAIEVPDEDWFCVGVQWHPQNHSASALDMQVFENFLAACEEPEPQILQMPVRKAA; from the coding sequence ATGTCAAAAAAACCTCTGATCGGAATTACCGGAGACTTTCGCCCCGAGCAAAAACAGACACAGGCACTGAGCTGGTTCTACACTGGCTACTATGACTCAGTGACCGATGCCGGCGGAATTCCCGTCATGGTTCCCCCGCTGGCTGATGACGATGACTTGAAACAAATGCTCGAACAACTGGACGGTCTGGTACTTTCGGGTTGTGCTCTGGACCTGGATCCGATTCGCCTGGGATTCGAAAAACACCCTGCTTCCCGCGCCATGCCCCTGCGTCGTGAAGACTTTGATCGTCGTGTCTGCACCATGGCCATGGAAATGAAAATGCCGTTATTGGCCATCGGAGCTGGTATGCAACTGATGAATGTCATCAGTGGTGGAACACTGCATCAGCATGTCACTGAAGATGTTCCCGGTGCCATGTATCACCGTGATGGTGTTGAAGCTAACCTGCGACATATCATTGATATCGTACCTGGTACCCGCGTTGATAAAATGTATGGTCCCGGAGAAATTCGGGTGAACAGCCAGCATCACATGGCTGTGAAATATGTTTCCAAAATGTTTGTGGTTTCTGCAACAGCACCGGATGGTGTTGTTGAAGCGATCGAAGTACCTGATGAAGATTGGTTCTGTGTCGGCGTGCAGTGGCACCCGCAGAATCATTCTGCTTCCGCTCTGGATATGCAGGTCTTCGAAAACTTCCTGGCTGCCTGCGAAGAGCCAGAACCACAAATTCTGCAAATGCCTGTCCGCAAAGCAGCGTGA
- a CDS encoding MFS transporter, which produces MPYAYRCLICLTLTHIIVDASAIVVGPLWGELERVHSLSENALFLVLTIHALASSLAQPVFGYIRDRYPIPSILWIGPVLGAIMMPLVGPAPDVAVLCVALLLGGVGIGSFHPEAAVVAGALIPERRTRSLSLFMFGGAMGLALGPIACGAIVSTWGLKSVWILAPLYAGLILILHFVGKPPAKLFQRDKTQKPQSLYHMLEGKISLALFLFMVCSLRLVPNMAMDKLISFILKDQNVSAFQIGLVQSVFLFSASVGMLLMAFRFKSGHEKAFMIACPLLGIPLMLVLGWEGCPTWLMTLLLVPSGLVLWGTSPAMVSYSHQLFPKGGGVASAITMGMAWGDGGMIQAKITSHFVSLGAPHLAFYAIIPCLLLAAIGASALPALSTESNQQNDALESA; this is translated from the coding sequence ATGCCCTACGCTTATCGCTGTCTGATCTGTCTCACGCTCACGCACATCATCGTTGATGCCTCCGCCATTGTGGTCGGTCCCCTCTGGGGGGAACTGGAACGGGTACACTCGCTTTCGGAAAACGCATTGTTTCTGGTTTTGACAATTCATGCACTGGCTTCTTCGCTGGCGCAACCCGTTTTCGGCTATATTCGCGATCGATATCCAATCCCCTCAATTTTATGGATTGGTCCTGTGCTGGGGGCGATCATGATGCCTCTGGTCGGACCTGCTCCCGATGTCGCGGTATTGTGTGTGGCTTTATTGCTGGGTGGAGTGGGCATCGGTTCTTTTCATCCCGAGGCTGCTGTGGTCGCGGGAGCTCTGATCCCCGAACGCCGGACACGGAGTTTGTCGCTATTCATGTTTGGTGGCGCGATGGGACTGGCCCTGGGACCGATTGCCTGTGGTGCCATTGTTTCAACCTGGGGCTTGAAAAGTGTCTGGATCCTGGCTCCGCTGTATGCCGGCTTAATCCTGATTCTACACTTCGTTGGAAAACCACCAGCGAAACTGTTCCAACGCGATAAAACTCAGAAACCTCAATCGCTCTATCATATGCTGGAAGGAAAAATCTCTCTGGCCCTGTTCCTGTTTATGGTCTGTTCATTGAGGCTGGTTCCAAACATGGCGATGGACAAACTGATTTCTTTCATTCTAAAAGATCAGAATGTTTCTGCTTTTCAAATTGGGTTAGTGCAATCCGTTTTTCTGTTTTCTGCCAGTGTCGGCATGTTACTGATGGCGTTCCGGTTCAAATCCGGTCACGAAAAAGCGTTTATGATTGCCTGTCCGCTGTTGGGAATTCCGCTGATGCTGGTGTTGGGCTGGGAAGGCTGTCCCACATGGTTGATGACGCTTCTGCTGGTCCCCAGTGGGCTGGTGTTGTGGGGGACGAGTCCAGCGATGGTTTCCTATTCTCATCAACTGTTTCCCAAAGGTGGTGGTGTTGCTTCAGCAATTACGATGGGTATGGCCTGGGGAGATGGCGGAATGATTCAGGCTAAAATTACCAGTCATTTTGTTTCATTGGGGGCTCCCCATCTAGCCTTTTATGCGATAATTCCCTGCCTGTTGCTGGCAGCCATTGGTGCGTCTGCTCTGCCGGCGTTGTCGACAGAGTCAAATCAACAGAATGATGCGCTAGAGTCGGCTTAA
- the tsaE gene encoding tRNA (adenosine(37)-N6)-threonylcarbamoyltransferase complex ATPase subunit type 1 TsaE encodes METAAEWSFDSTSEADTRRLGALLAVQLVPGTVIALNGNLGAGKTRLVQAISAALGVDPAEVNSPTFVLVQEYEGQLPLYHFDTYRLKDTDEFLELGADELLYAEGVCLIEWAEKVSEVLPRDVLQITITHVSETARRFEFSGQGPRSTRIISALKTPG; translated from the coding sequence TTGGAAACAGCGGCAGAATGGTCCTTTGACTCAACCAGTGAAGCAGATACCCGGCGTTTAGGGGCACTGTTGGCCGTTCAACTGGTTCCAGGCACGGTCATTGCCCTGAATGGGAATCTAGGTGCCGGCAAAACTCGCCTCGTCCAGGCGATTTCCGCGGCACTGGGAGTCGATCCTGCTGAAGTAAACAGCCCCACCTTTGTACTTGTGCAAGAGTACGAAGGTCAACTTCCTCTCTACCACTTCGATACCTATCGTCTTAAAGATACAGACGAATTCCTCGAACTGGGAGCGGACGAACTATTGTATGCAGAGGGAGTTTGCCTGATTGAATGGGCGGAAAAAGTTTCAGAAGTGCTGCCCCGTGATGTCTTGCAGATCACGATCACACACGTCTCAGAAACCGCACGCCGCTTCGAATTCAGTGGACAGGGGCCCCGTTCAACCAGGATCATCTCCGCTCTGAAAACGCCAGGCTGA